The Acidobacteriota bacterium genome includes a region encoding these proteins:
- a CDS encoding DUF1015 domain-containing protein, translating to MKSRVSLRGKLTSEIPTSSMADIAFLLNPPTMDDVLEIAEAGLRMPHNSTYFYPK from the coding sequence ATGAAATCCCGAGTCTCCCTGCGCGGCAAGCTGACTTCCGAGATCCCCACGTCTTCGATGGCCGACATCGCCTTCCTGCTCAATCCCCCGACCATGGATGATGTCCTGGAAATCGCCGAGGCAGGGCTCAGGATGCCCCACAACTCCACCTATTTCTACCCGAAGG
- a CDS encoding biopolymer transporter ExbD, with amino-acid sequence MIIRYRTRPVTAVIPTASMADIAFLLITFFMFTTSFSVDRTDVQLPASVVQQKVEKDAAIIAITADEGIRISDGIRESELVTDMAKLESILKEIVQTHPSRQFIIKCDKRAPYRSFNTVYEMMLRNSIRNISLLTEKKG; translated from the coding sequence ATGATTATCCGATATCGGACCCGGCCCGTCACCGCAGTCATACCCACGGCCTCGATGGCCGACATCGCCTTTCTGCTCATCACCTTCTTCATGTTCACCACGAGCTTCAGCGTGGACCGGACCGACGTCCAGCTCCCCGCATCCGTCGTGCAGCAGAAGGTGGAAAAGGACGCCGCCATCATCGCCATCACCGCCGACGAGGGGATCCGCATCTCCGACGGCATTCGGGAGAGCGAGCTGGTGACCGACATGGCCAAGCTGGAGTCGATCCTCAAGGAAATCGTCCAGACCCATCCCAGCCGCCAGTTCATCATCAAGTGCGACAAGCGGGCGCCCTACCGTTCATTCAACACGGTCTATGAAATGATGTTGCGCAACAGCATCCGCAACATCTCGCTCTTGACCGAAAAGAAGGGGTGA
- a CDS encoding MotA/TolQ/ExbB proton channel family protein — translation MAVGIFGNLVDYFIKGGFVMWLLLACSIAGLVIIIERAIFFRRMSVNPQLLFGKVRTQLLERNLQGALDTTGQTPGPLSDVLKAGLLRFGRPHEEIIRAIESVSLHEVSRLERGLWIMATVANVAPLLGFLGTVTGMIDSFGVLGSVGFGDPKLVAKGIAEALITTATGLMIAFPVQLAYNLFTTRVNNFVLLMETTSAMLLETFAEIEEEPKPRS, via the coding sequence GTGGCAGTTGGAATCTTCGGAAACCTCGTTGACTATTTCATCAAGGGCGGCTTCGTCATGTGGCTGCTGCTGGCCTGCTCCATCGCCGGCCTGGTCATCATCATCGAGCGGGCCATCTTCTTCCGCCGGATGTCAGTCAATCCGCAGCTGCTTTTCGGCAAGGTGCGGACCCAGCTTCTGGAGCGCAATCTGCAGGGCGCGCTGGACACCACCGGCCAGACGCCGGGTCCCCTGTCCGACGTGCTCAAGGCCGGCCTGCTTCGATTCGGACGGCCGCATGAAGAAATCATCCGGGCCATTGAGAGCGTCTCTCTCCACGAGGTGTCCCGGCTGGAGCGCGGGCTCTGGATCATGGCCACGGTGGCCAACGTCGCTCCCCTGCTCGGCTTCCTGGGGACCGTCACCGGCATGATCGACTCCTTCGGCGTGCTGGGGTCGGTGGGTTTCGGCGACCCCAAGCTCGTGGCCAAGGGCATCGCCGAGGCGCTCATCACCACCGCCACCGGTCTCATGATCGCCTTCCCGGTGCAGCTCGCCTACAACCTGTTCACCACCCGGGTGAACAACTTCGTGCTGCTGATGGAAACCACGTCCGCCATGCTGCTGGAAACGTTCGCTGAAATCGAAGAGGAGCCCAAACCCCGGTCATGA